A region of the Stieleria neptunia genome:
CGCCAAAGCCCTGTCGCTCGAGCAGCTCGATCACGTCCAGATCATCGCGGCGATCGTACTCGACGACCTCACGCAAAATCCGCCCCATCGCAAACGGCTCGGCATACCACTGCCAACAGACGGTCGCTTGTTTCTCGTTGGCCGAGTCAACCGCGGCGGTCGAATCGGTCAGCACTTGCTGGTAAGACGCTCGGTCGGAGAATGCTTTGGCGGGCGATTTTCCGGCAACCACGTCCAACACCCCTTGAACCACACTCTCGCGATCGGCCGCGATGAAACGCTCGTCGTTCCAAGTCAGCGCGATCTCGACAATTTTCAATTGCCCGGGCTTGGGCTTGGTGCGATAGACGCGAATCGTTTCGTCACCGTATTTGACGTCGGTCCGTACCGCGCCCCCGGCTTTCAATTCGGCATCGATCTTTTCCGCCGCCTGATCGGCTTCCTCTTTTCGGTCGCGGATGTCGGCAACGACGCACAGTGCATAAGGCCGACGCTTGTCATCGGTGAACGACAACCACGCCAGCGTGACTTCCCCCGATGCGATCTCGTACAGATCATCGGGCTTCAATCCGATCTTTCGATTCAGCGAATCAAAGTACGACCGGGCGCGTTCCCGTTGGTCATCGAGAAACGGCTGCATCTCCGCCGAGGCAAACAGCAGTCCGATCTGCGTCCGCTCCCAGGCGTCGCAAAACGACGGCAGCTCGGGAATTCGGACGATACCGGCGGTGGATTCGGGCAACAGATCAACCGCGGGCAAATAGTCGCCTGCGATCGCCTGCCCCTGCCCGTCTCCCTGCTCGTCTCCCTGCTCGACTTCGACCTGGGGCGATTCCGCCTCCTGCTCGAGCTGCACCGGTTGCGCAGCACAAGCCAAATGGGCCAGGGACAACAGGGCGACGCCACACAGGACTGCCGCCGACGATCGGATCAAAGGAAGACCAACTCTCATAAAATTATCTTTCGGCAAACGCCCACACTGAGCTGCCATTATGTTGTGAAAAAATCCGCTGATTCGCAAAAATGCCCGGGCGGAGAATAGCTCAGAATGGCTCAAATGCATGTTGGACTCAGCGGCTTGTGAATCTCGGGGGAGGAGCGAGACCTACTCGCAACGAGTGGCGTTCATCGATCGACGAATTGTCAGACATCGCAAGCCCAGTATGTTATCGCACTCGATTGAACCACGAAACGCCTTCGATTCCGACGTCCCAATACCAGCGAAATGACTCAATCCTCGTCCAATCCCGCCGAATCAACGTACCAAAACCCACTGATCGAACGCTATTCGTCTCGAGAAATGGCGACGCTTTGGGGCCCCAACCGACGTTTTCAGACCTGGCGACGCCTCTGGATTGCCCTGGCAGAAAGCGAAAAAGAGCTCGGAATCGATATTTCTGACACGCAATTGGACCAACTCCGCGCGTTCGAGTCCAATCTAAATCTGGACGTGGCCCGGGAATACGAGCGGATTCGACGCCACGATGTGATGGCCCATGTCGAGGCCTACGGGGACCAGTGCCCCGACGCCAAAAAAATCATCCACCTGGGCGCCACCAGCTGTTTTATCACCGACAACGCCGACGTCATTTTGATCCGCGACGCCTTGCGATTGGTCGCCCGGCGTCTGGCCGCCACCATCGACACGATGGCCACCTTTGCCGCCCAGCACCGTGCCCTGCCCTGCCTCGGCTTCACCCACCTGCAACCCGCCCAGCCGACCACGATCGGCAAACGGTGCTGCCTGTGGACCTATGATCTGGTCCTGGACCTGCTCGAAATCGAACACCGCCTCGACACGCTCTGCGCCCGCAGCGCCAAGGGAACCACCGGCACCCAAGCCAGCTTCCTGCAATTGTTCGGCGGCGATCACGAAAAAGTCCGCCAGCTGGAACGCCGCATCGCCGAGAAAATCGGGTTCGACAAAACCTACGCCGTCACCGGGCAAACCTATCCTCGCAAAGTCGACGCGCAATTGCTGGACGCACTCAGCGGGATCGCCCAAAGCCTGCACAAGACGGCGACCGACATCCGGCTGTTGGCCAACCGCAAAGAAATCGAAGAGCCGATCGAAAAACAACAAATCGGTTCGTCGGCGATGCCCTACAAACGCAACCCGATGCGGAGCGAGCGGATTTGTGCCCTGACGCGGTTCGTGATGAGTCTTCAAAGCAGCCCGGCGATGACGGCCGCCACGCAATGGATGGAACGAACGCTCGACGACAGCGCCAACCGCCGCCTGGTGATTCCCCAAGCCTTCTTGGCGATCGACGCGTCCTTGGTGCTGATGCAAAACATCGCCAGCGGGTTCGTCGTCTATCCCAAGACGATCGAGCACAACCTGGCCAAGGAACTGCCCTACATGGAAACCGAAAACATCATGATGCGGGCCGTCGAAGCCGGCGGCGATCGCCAAGACCTTCACGAGCGGATTCGGATCCACAGCCGCGAAGTCGCCCAACGCGTCAACGCCGAAGGCAAACCGAACGACATGATCGAGCGACTGAAAAACGACGACGCCTTCTCCGCCGTCTCCTTCGACACCGAAATCAACCCGCTCGATTTCGTCGGACGCGCCCCCGAACAAGTCGACGAGTTCATCGAACAAGAGATCAAACCGATCCGCAGCCGCTACGCCGATCAGGAATCGCTGAGCGTGGAAGTCACGGTCTAACGCGGGAGAATGTGCCAACGACAGCAAGACAGCTTTTGTGCGTGCTTCGTTCTTCTCCCGAAGGAACACCGATTGAACAACGGCAGCCTTTGACAACCGATTGAGTCTCTCTCCCTCTGGGAGAGACGGCGTTTGCGCAGCAAGCAAACGCCAGAGAGGGCCGGCGCTACAAAAGTCTTAGCGCCTACCGCTACGATCAAAACCTCGTTTAGATCTCACAGGCGCACGTCAACCATCGACGCGTAAAGCAATCGAGGAAGTTCAACGACGACGCATAGCCCTGATATGACGATTGCGGCGTTGTTTTACGCCCTTCGATTCATAGTAGTAGCGCTGACGATTTCGGTCGGCCATTCGGACATAGCGACCGGTGAGCAATCCAGAGCGTCGGCAAACGGTACGGAATCGACGAACGGCCTCTTGTATCGTCTCGCCATCGCGGACGACAATCTTCACGGACATGAGGATGCGTCTCGATGGCTAACGCTATACCAGTTTTTTTGGAGAGATCAGTCGCAACCTATCAGCGATCACGTCGCACACGTATCTCTACGACGGCGTGAGCGAGACAGTCGCAATGGGGTGAAAGTTTGTGGATCGTGGCAACGGAGTGGCGAATCGCTTCGCGGTCAACCTCCGGTGGCTCCGATTCAAATCACTCACTGGACTAACGAGACGGACGAGTGACTGGAAACCAACGCTTGTCAAACAACAGACCTTTGTCGACCTCGTTTGCCCAACGGACACGCAAGATTTTACCGACGCCGCCGGCGCAGTGTCCACCGTATCCCGGAGGGATCACAGCGAGTAGCCGGAGGTCAGCGCAGCGCCACCTCCGGGCCACCGCCCCCAAACCTCCCCTCGACCCCGGATGGGGTCGCAGCAAATCCCGGCACGCCGCCGAGCGACATGGCCTGCTGCACGGAAATCCCAGAGGCCAACCGCAACATCGGGAGCGATCACTGCGGGCAAACCGTTCTCTCAACCCACAGAACGCAGTCGGAAAGGTAGGAAAATTGAGGGTAGAAAAACGGGTGGCTGAAAGACGCGACAGCCGGCAAACACCGTGCACTCTTTTCCTACCCTCAATTTTCCTACCTCCCTCTCCAACCGATGCATCGCCCGCCGGTCGTCATCAATCTACCCGCTCCTCTTCGCGTTGAGGAAGTCGGCAAGCATGCAACGCAACCTCTCGCAAGGACGGGCTTCACGGCGCCAGTTCACGTCGCCCCCCTGCCCTTCGCAAACCGTCCGCTCAATTCAACGGCGAGAATCACCAGGTTGCAGCGGGAGTTAAAACTAAACCCCAAAAGACATCAACTCCGCAACTCCGTGTGAATCGATTCCTTAGCGCAATACACGGTACACAGTGTACTCATGCTGCCATTCCCCGGACTTGGTTGGCATCAATCGATGCGTGGTATCAAGATCCGGATGAAGATCCGCAAGATTGAACACAAACCCATTGTCGTAGGGGCCGGCACATGAAACAACCAACGGCGTGCCAGCACTATCGAGAACCTCAACGGACAACCGATAGTCTCGCCGTTTTGCATTAAGGAAAAGCTGATTGCCCAGCACATCCAACAACACCTCCTTCAATTCAAAATCCCAGTTTGTCCCGTAATCTGAGGCCGGATGGTACATCCAGTAGACACGAAACCCTTCAAACCTTTGGGCGAGTGGACGTGGACAAAGGTCGATTTCGGACTTCGGAACATGCACATGAAGTAAATACTCACCACAGTGGTAAGTGCCGACCGCACCCTCGACCACCGTTCGCTCGGTAGACGCAATCAGCCGAGCGAGTGCTGTGTACGGTATGTCAACGCGGTCTCGTTCATAAGCGTCCCAAACCTGAAATTTCAAATGATCCTGATCGGACTCAGGCATTAAGAGCCATTCGTCATAGCTGTTCGGAGGCAGTGGCTTCATTTTGATCCAAATAACGTCAGAAATGATGGGGATCGCCCCGCTGACCATCCATTGGCAAACGCGACAAAGTGATCTCCCTTGCATCCTATGATTCTCTGCTGGTCACTCGCTACCGATCCCACACGCCCTTCACCCACGGCTCACCAAAACATATCGATGTAGACAACGCCACTGAGGACAGTCGGAAGAATAAGTGGCGGGGATTGATTGTGGGATAGGCTTCCAGCCTGTCGTTTTCGCAATGACAGGCTGGAAGCCTATCCCACTTATTCTTCCGACGGTCCTTATTCCGTGTGTTCATCTGCTGGAGCTTGCATCTGGCGGAAAGTCAGGCCCGACACCAGAGCCCTCATACGACAGTTGATCGATGATCGATTTTTCGCGGCGGTACCAACTGGCCCAGCTCAACGGCGTATCTCGGTTGGCGTCACGGATCGTCGGATCAGCACCGGCGTCCAACAGCAACTGAATGATTTCCGAACTCCCCCACGCTGCGGCTCTGTGCAGTGGAGTTTCCCCCCGCACGCGCGCGTCACGCCACAGGCCGTATGTCTTCATTCCGGGCTTTGTTTGAGCGTTGGGATTCGCACCATGATCCAGCAGCAACTGTACCGAGCGGATTTCGCTGCCGTCGACAACCCAATGTAGCGCCGTCTCCCCGTTATGTTCGCTTGCGCGGTTGACGTTCGCCCCAGCCTCAACCATCAACCGCAAGCACTGGAAATTGCCACAAACTCCGACAAGCACCGGCGCAATATTCTCATTGCGCTGTAAGTCGGGATCAGCCCCCTGTTCCAACAGAAGTCGCGTCACGTCCGGATGGAAGTTCAAAAGCGGCCCCATCCCATGCTTGTCGACGCTATTGGGATCCGCCCCGTCCTCAATCAGGCGTTTGACGGTTTCGAGGTCACCGGCATTTGCGGCCTCGACAAGCTCATCATTGCGGGGTTGATGCGTCATGGAGATTGGCTCGAGACAGACTTGCGGCCCAACGAGTTGTCACACAGAACGTTCACCCTTGGGACGACGATTCAACAGAACGAATTTGCACTCGATCCGCGCGTGCGGAGGAACACGGATCGATCGGGCGCCAGAACGTTGCCGCCCCTCAGGTGGTCCGGTCACAGGACCTGATTAGAACGGATCCGGCCAGACGGTGCCACTTTCTCAGGCCCAAGCGAAATCGAGCTGGATGGCGGGTGCCCGGTCCGATTCGGCCGCGGCCTCCCTTGCACTTTCTTGTTCACTTTTCGCACGACCAGTCGTACCAAGTGCGAAGAACCTCCACCCATCACGCCGTCCCAGCTATCCCGAAGGGATCACAGCAAGTAGCCGGAGGTCAGCGCAGCGCCACCTCCGGACCACGCCACCGATCCGCCCGTCGACCCCGGACGGGGTCGCAGCAAATCCCGACACCCCGCCGTGTTCAGCCTCTCGCTCAATGGCCCCCTCAAAGACCGACCGGAAAAGCGGTAGCGCTCACTGTCGGCAAGCCGTTTTTCCGCCCCACAGAACTCAGCAGGAAGGTAGGAAAATTTCGGGTAGGAAAACGGATGCCCGAAAAACGACACACCCGGCAAACACCCGGCTCTCTGTTCCTACCCAAAATTTTCCTACCTCCATCTCCAGCCGATGCTTCATCCGCGGTTCACCTTTTTCATCGCTGAGAGTCCTCTACAGAGTTCGCACGCGCCTTCTCTGCAGCGCGTTCCGCCCGAAGTGCAGCCTCCTCTCGTGGCAATTTAAATTCAGGCCCGGCGGGAAAGTACTGAACATCATCGGTTCCTCCCCATTGGTGAGCCGGATACTCGGGTTCGGGTCGCAATCCTCCACATCCGGCCACCATAAACACGATCACCATGGTTGCCGAAATCATCGCGATGGATGGCAACCGATCCAGGTACGATTGCAAACGCGACATGTTGATCCTTCGAGTCGATGAGGTAGATGCGATTTCAGTAGGCGAACGGTGAAGATCACGCGGAACAAGCAAATGCACGCCCAGATCGATCACTGTCGGATGTCATGGTCTTAGTGAAAAGGAGAGGCCCATTCGAATTGGAATCAACATTGCATTCGCCCTCATTCTCTCCAAGTCGTACCATCAGCGATCATCGGGCACAGCATTGCTATCCGCTTTGTGCATCGTCAGAAACCAGCTTGAACGACGCCGGATCAATCGTGTATTCGCCATCACCAACAAATTCAAACCCACGGTTCACACCGGGTGACTGAATCTGTGTGTAGACGTTATCGCGATTGGCAATTAATTGGCTGTTTTGGCGTTCAAGTTTTCGATTCACGCTGCTGCCTGCGTAAGCGTTCTTCCAATCAAAGTAGGCTAAAACACCATCAAGATAGTCGATGTCGAAGACTACAAATTGGCCAGTATCGAGTAAAAAATGGGAAGTTGGGTCAGCGTCGGGGGCGTCGTTCACTCTCCGGATGTCTTTGAGCGAGAATTGATACGTGCCTACATCACACGGAGCGAGGTCGATGTATCCGATCGTCTTCAGGATATCGCGGAGC
Encoded here:
- the purB gene encoding adenylosuccinate lyase codes for the protein MTQSSSNPAESTYQNPLIERYSSREMATLWGPNRRFQTWRRLWIALAESEKELGIDISDTQLDQLRAFESNLNLDVAREYERIRRHDVMAHVEAYGDQCPDAKKIIHLGATSCFITDNADVILIRDALRLVARRLAATIDTMATFAAQHRALPCLGFTHLQPAQPTTIGKRCCLWTYDLVLDLLEIEHRLDTLCARSAKGTTGTQASFLQLFGGDHEKVRQLERRIAEKIGFDKTYAVTGQTYPRKVDAQLLDALSGIAQSLHKTATDIRLLANRKEIEEPIEKQQIGSSAMPYKRNPMRSERICALTRFVMSLQSSPAMTAATQWMERTLDDSANRRLVIPQAFLAIDASLVLMQNIASGFVVYPKTIEHNLAKELPYMETENIMMRAVEAGGDRQDLHERIRIHSREVAQRVNAEGKPNDMIERLKNDDAFSAVSFDTEINPLDFVGRAPEQVDEFIEQEIKPIRSRYADQESLSVEVTV
- a CDS encoding ankyrin repeat domain-containing protein: MTHQPRNDELVEAANAGDLETVKRLIEDGADPNSVDKHGMGPLLNFHPDVTRLLLEQGADPDLQRNENIAPVLVGVCGNFQCLRLMVEAGANVNRASEHNGETALHWVVDGSEIRSVQLLLDHGANPNAQTKPGMKTYGLWRDARVRGETPLHRAAAWGSSEIIQLLLDAGADPTIRDANRDTPLSWASWYRREKSIIDQLSYEGSGVGPDFPPDASSSR